A single genomic interval of Magnetococcales bacterium harbors:
- the moaC gene encoding cyclic pyranopterin monophosphate synthase MoaC, whose translation MDTNARELTHFDAKGASRMVDVSAKPETDRLAVAEGWVRLRRETLNLILDRKMAKGDVLEVARLAGIMAAKKVDDLIPLCHSLNLTGVDIAFEPEIEEESIRIVARVRCHGATGVEMEALTAVAVAGLTVYDMCKAVDREMSLDGIRLLEKSGGRSGHFVRSCME comes from the coding sequence ACCCATTTCGACGCCAAGGGGGCGTCGCGCATGGTGGACGTGTCCGCCAAGCCGGAAACCGATCGCCTGGCCGTGGCCGAGGGATGGGTGCGCCTGCGTCGAGAAACCCTGAACCTGATCCTGGATCGGAAAATGGCCAAGGGCGATGTCCTGGAAGTTGCCCGCCTGGCCGGCATCATGGCGGCCAAGAAGGTCGATGACCTGATTCCCTTGTGCCATTCCCTGAACCTGACCGGGGTGGACATCGCCTTCGAACCCGAAATCGAGGAGGAATCGATCCGGATCGTCGCCCGTGTTCGTTGTCACGGGGCAACCGGGGTCGAAATGGAAGCCCTCACCGCCGTGGCCGTCGCGGGTTTGACCGTTTATGACATGTGCAAGGCCGTGGACCGGGAAATGTCCCTCGATGGAATCCGTCTCCTGGAGAAGTCGGGTGGACGCAGCGGACATTTTGTCCGTTCTTGCATGGAATGA